The following nucleotide sequence is from Bacteroidales bacterium.
TATTTAATTACACTAGGATATACAACTTCGACTCCTGTTGAGTTTTGGACAGAAATTGTTTTTTGATCGGTTAACACCTGCCCCATTAATCCTAGATACAGGACAAAACTGATGAAAAACAAACCCCTTTTTATCCACATAAAAGATTTTTTACAAAACTATATTACTTAATTGAAAAAATCAATTTTTTTATAAAAAAAACTAATTTAGCAAAAACAATTCATGCGTATCATTAATCTAGGAGAAAAAAATAGCCTTCTGCAACATTATGTTTACGAAATTCGGGACCGTGTGATTCAAAAGGATAGACTTCGTTTTCGTTACAATATGAAACGGATTGGTTTTATTATGGGATATGAGCTAAGCAAGATCCTAGAATATGAACCAAAACATGTCGTAACACCACTGGGTGAATGCAACATTCCGTTGGTTAAAAATTACCCAGTTCTTGCAACAATTCTACGTGCTGGCTTGGCTTTACACGAGGGTTTGTTAATGGCTTTTGATAAGGCTGATTGCGCTTTTGTGTCGGCGTATCGTAAGCATCACAAAAGCGGAAATTTTACGATTCAGATAGAATATATTAATTCCCCTTCTTTGCAGGATCGAGTTTTAGTTTTGTCCGATCCTATGCTTGCGACTGGTTCTTCCATTGTAATTTCACTGGAACAATTATTTAATTATGGTACACCACGAGAGGTTCATGTGGTTAGTGTTATTTCGTCTTTTTATGGATTACAATACTTAGAGAAACATTTTAGATTTGATTCCATGTACGTATGGACAGCAGCAATCGATGAAGAACTTAATTCACAAGCATATATTATTCCCGGTCTAGGTGATGCAGGAGATTTAGCATTTGGATCAAAAGATTGAGCATGAAATGGACTGTGATTTACGATACTTTTTTACATGTTATACGCACCATTAGAGCTACAAGGTTACGTAGTTTTCTAACCATCATGATCATAGCTTTGGGCATTACAGCATTGGTTGGCATCTTGACCTCTATTGAAGCAATCAAAGTTTCTCTGAAAAATAACTTTATGCTCATGGGGAGTAACACATTTACCATTACAAAGATTTCTTTTCAGAGAGAAGGACTTTTGGTTCGAAAAAAGAAAAAAATTCAGGAAAAAAAAATTACCCTCGAAGAAGCTCAAGATTTCAAAGATCGATTTGATTTTCCAGCTGTTGTTTCTTTATCGGTTCCTGTTCAATTTGCTGCTGTATGTAAATATGAAAATATTAAGACACATCCAAATGTAAGTGTTTATGCAGTGGACGAAAACTATTTTCTGACGGCAGGGCTTGAGATTTCTGAGGGTAGAAATTTTACAAAGAGAGAAGTAGACGGTGGACAGGTAGCTATTATTGGCAACGATGTTAATAATAAGTTATTCTCACAATTCAGTAACAGCAGTGTTATAGGAAGAACTTTTTTAATCTCTAACATCCCCTTTCAGATTATAGGTATACTAAAACCACAAGGAAGTAGCTTTGGTTTCAGCATGGATAACAGTTGTTTTGTCCCTCTTAAAACAGGAATTGATAAATTTACTGTTTCTGATGTTTCTCTTTCAATTCATGTCATGGTTTATCAGCTTGAACAAATGAATTTTGCTATAGAAGAAGCGAGAGGGATATTCCGAAATATTCGCAAATTAGCACCCGATCATCCAGACAATTTTGAAATTAGAAAAAGCGATTCTATTTTTCAAATACTTCTTGAGAACATTCAATATCTTACTATGGCGGCTACCTTAATCGGTGTTATAACATTGATTGGTGCTTCAATTGGTTTAATGAACATTATGTTGGTAAGTGTTTCAGAACGTACTCGCGAAATCGGGGTTCGAAAAGCTCTAGGTGCAACATGGAAAGACATACGAAACCAATTTCTATTAGAAAGTGTTTTTATTAGTCAGTTTGGTGGATTGCTAGGAATTCTACTTGGTATTGTTGTTGGAAATGCTATTGGATTATGGCTTGATACAGTTTTTGTAATACCATGGCTATGGGTTGGAGTAGCATTTTTGCTTACATCCATGGTAGGCATCCTTGCAGGTTCATATCCGGCCCTGAAAGCATCGAAATTACATCCAATAGATGCTCTGAGATATGAATAAATCCTATATAGTTTGTGTTTTTTTCTTATTAACGGCTTGTTCAACGTATCGTTATTTCCCAGAAAAATATCATATTATTGATCGAAAGATCATGGTCGATGATCGTAGCATAGATATTTACGACCTAGAAAATTTAACAAGGCAAAAAGCTGATAGAAAAATTTTAGGTGTGCGTTTTTACACGGGGATTTATTTACTAGGTTATACCCTTAAGGATAAATCATCTGAAAAGTTAAAAAAAATCGAAAGGAGAATAGAACGCAAAAAACAAAAGCACCCTGAAAAATATGTTAATCAAGCTAGGTTAAAGCAAAAAGCCAAGTCAAGTCTTAAAAGTTGGATGA
It contains:
- the upp gene encoding uracil phosphoribosyltransferase, whose translation is MRIINLGEKNSLLQHYVYEIRDRVIQKDRLRFRYNMKRIGFIMGYELSKILEYEPKHVVTPLGECNIPLVKNYPVLATILRAGLALHEGLLMAFDKADCAFVSAYRKHHKSGNFTIQIEYINSPSLQDRVLVLSDPMLATGSSIVISLEQLFNYGTPREVHVVSVISSFYGLQYLEKHFRFDSMYVWTAAIDEELNSQAYIIPGLGDAGDLAFGSKD
- a CDS encoding ABC transporter permease; its protein translation is MKWTVIYDTFLHVIRTIRATRLRSFLTIMIIALGITALVGILTSIEAIKVSLKNNFMLMGSNTFTITKISFQREGLLVRKKKKIQEKKITLEEAQDFKDRFDFPAVVSLSVPVQFAAVCKYENIKTHPNVSVYAVDENYFLTAGLEISEGRNFTKREVDGGQVAIIGNDVNNKLFSQFSNSSVIGRTFLISNIPFQIIGILKPQGSSFGFSMDNSCFVPLKTGIDKFTVSDVSLSIHVMVYQLEQMNFAIEEARGIFRNIRKLAPDHPDNFEIRKSDSIFQILLENIQYLTMAATLIGVITLIGASIGLMNIMLVSVSERTREIGVRKALGATWKDIRNQFLLESVFISQFGGLLGILLGIVVGNAIGLWLDTVFVIPWLWVGVAFLLTSMVGILAGSYPALKASKLHPIDALRYE